The Thermoproteota archaeon genome includes a window with the following:
- a CDS encoding flagellin translates to MKLVRKGHGHTHRGVIGVESAIVMIAFVIVAAALAFVVLNMGFSTTQRAKTAIIASLEEASSSLEIAGKVTGSGDVTASLMNVTAVPLKIASGGDSVNMNLQLTAVKYLSNSIEYDNIYNGTLQTGSYVNLTNAMQTAVTQSFLRSNPVNDTANPGQTTSILYWAVNRNNNFIIDQGEHAIMAIVHGANERPGPLDTIRAEIIVPTGAPLTIERLVPNVTHDVVDLG, encoded by the coding sequence ATGAAACTTGTTAGAAAAGGACACGGACACACCCACAGAGGAGTCATTGGTGTAGAGTCTGCAATAGTTATGATTGCATTTGTAATTGTAGCAGCAGCTTTGGCCTTTGTAGTTCTCAACATGGGTTTCTCAACTACTCAAAGAGCAAAGACTGCAATTATTGCAAGTCTTGAAGAAGCATCTAGCAGCTTAGAAATTGCAGGTAAAGTTACTGGTTCTGGAGATGTAACAGCTTCATTGATGAATGTAACTGCAGTACCTCTAAAAATTGCTTCAGGTGGTGATTCTGTAAACATGAATCTACAATTAACAGCTGTAAAATATCTTAGTAATTCCATTGAATATGATAATATCTACAATGGAACATTACAAACAGGAAGTTATGTTAATCTCACAAATGCAATGCAAACTGCTGTAACTCAAAGTTTTCTGCGAAGTAACCCTGTAAATGACACTGCGAATCCAGGACAAACAACTTCAATACTATATTGGGCTGTAAACAGAAATAATAATTTCATCATCGATCAAGGTGAACATGCTATTATGGCAATAGTCCATGGTGCTAATGAGAGACCAGGACCACTTGATACAATAAGAGCAGAGATTATTGTCCCAACAGGTGCTCCATTGACAATTGAGAGATTAGTACCAAACGTCACACATGATGTTGTCGACCTTGGTTAG
- a CDS encoding flagellin — MNLIRKGHGHTHRGVIGVESAIVMIAFVIVAAALAFVVLNMGFSTTQKAKTTIISSLGEASSSLEVAGKVIGSGHITDAKLNVTAVPLKIASGGESVNLAPGTASVKYLSNSITYDDIYQGTLTAAADGDGDPNDNGEWYQLRQAVDDATAAGGGQNYCTNDPFDAGGANFPNETCAFIYWTVNSNNNDILDQGEHAVLAIVFADDDRPSALDTMRAEIILPTGASLTVERQVPSITTSVVDLG; from the coding sequence ATGAACCTTATTAGAAAAGGACACGGACACACCCACAGAGGAGTCATTGGTGTAGAGTCTGCAATAGTTATGATTGCATTTGTAATTGTAGCAGCAGCTTTGGCCTTTGTAGTTCTCAACATGGGTTTCTCCACAACACAAAAAGCCAAAACCACAATCATATCCAGTCTTGGTGAAGCATCTAGCAGCTTAGAAGTTGCAGGTAAAGTAATTGGATCAGGACATATTACTGATGCAAAACTAAACGTTACTGCAGTACCTCTAAAAATTGCTTCAGGTGGTGAATCAGTAAATCTGGCACCAGGAACTGCATCTGTAAAGTATCTTAGTAATTCCATCACATATGATGATATTTACCAAGGTACCTTAACTGCAGCAGCAGACGGTGATGGCGATCCAAACGACAACGGTGAATGGTATCAATTACGTCAAGCAGTTGATGATGCTACTGCCGCAGGTGGTGGACAAAACTATTGTACTAACGATCCATTTGACGCAGGTGGTGCAAACTTTCCAAATGAGACATGTGCATTCATCTATTGGACTGTAAACAGTAACAATAATGACATCTTAGATCAAGGTGAACATGCAGTATTAGCAATTGTATTTGCTGATGACGATAGACCATCTGCATTAGATACAATGAGAGCAGAAATCATCTTGCCAACTGGTGCATCATTGACCGTAGAACGACAAGTACCATCAATTACAACTTCAGTGGTGGATCTCGGATAG
- a CDS encoding flagellin, producing the protein MNLIRKGHGHTHRGVIGVESAIVMIAFVIVAAALAFVVLNMGFSTTQKAKTTIISGLSEASSSLEVAGKVMGIACTTAAKGCSTPYLNATGIPLRIASGGDAVNLEESYTQVKYLSNSIEYDDIYIGAVTTATASSLEGGFDAGITAFSELGTADNPVDQALTSGTYAFTYWSVSRGTQNAILDEGEHAILAIGFDSNATPEERPTALDKMRVEVILATGASLTVERDIPTLTHLVTDLG; encoded by the coding sequence ATGAACCTTATTAGAAAAGGACACGGACACACCCACAGAGGAGTCATTGGTGTAGAGTCTGCAATAGTTATGATTGCATTTGTAATTGTAGCAGCAGCTTTGGCCTTTGTAGTTCTCAACATGGGTTTCTCTACAACACAAAAAGCAAAAACCACAATTATCTCTGGTTTGAGTGAAGCATCTAGCAGCTTAGAAGTTGCAGGTAAAGTAATGGGAATAGCTTGTACAACCGCCGCAAAAGGATGTTCAACACCTTATCTTAATGCAACAGGAATTCCACTTAGAATCGCTTCTGGTGGTGATGCAGTAAACCTTGAGGAGTCTTATACTCAAGTAAAATATCTTAGTAACTCAATTGAGTATGATGATATTTACATTGGTGCAGTCACTACTGCCACTGCTTCTAGTCTAGAAGGTGGATTTGATGCTGGAATAACAGCATTTTCAGAACTTGGTACTGCAGATAACCCAGTTGATCAAGCATTGACATCTGGAACTTATGCATTCACATATTGGAGTGTATCTAGAGGAACTCAAAATGCAATCCTAGATGAAGGAGAACACGCAATTTTGGCAATTGGATTTGACAGTAATGCTACCCCAGAAGAAAGACCAACTGCACTTGATAAAATGAGAGTAGAAGTTATTCTTGCAACTGGTGCATCACTAACTGTTGAAAGAGATATTCCAACATTGACACACCTAGTAACTGATCTTGGATAG